The following proteins are encoded in a genomic region of Aquifex aeolicus VF5:
- a CDS encoding glycine--tRNA ligase subunit alpha codes for MYFQDIIMTLHKFWAEKGCLIWQPYDVEVGAGTMNPATFLKVLGKKPWNVAYVEPSRRPQDGRYGENPNRLQHYYQFQVILKPAPRNPQEIYLESLERLGINPLEHDIRFVEDDWESPTLGAWGLGWEVWLDGMEITQFTYFQQAGGLDLDEISVEITYGLERIAMYIQDKDSVFDIEWKEGITYGEIFKRSEWEWSKYNFELADTDMLFQVYEMFEKESKRMVEEGLIFPAYDYLLKCSHVFNILDARGAISVQERARYIRRMNNLAREIAKLYLQVFENVGAT; via the coding sequence ATGTACTTTCAAGACATCATAATGACCCTTCACAAGTTCTGGGCTGAAAAGGGATGTTTAATCTGGCAACCCTACGACGTTGAAGTCGGTGCAGGGACAATGAACCCTGCCACTTTCCTGAAAGTTCTTGGTAAAAAGCCGTGGAACGTCGCATACGTTGAACCCTCAAGAAGGCCTCAGGACGGAAGGTACGGAGAAAACCCCAACAGACTCCAGCACTACTACCAGTTTCAGGTAATTTTAAAGCCCGCACCCCGAAATCCTCAGGAGATTTACCTTGAAAGCCTTGAAAGACTAGGCATAAATCCCCTGGAACACGACATAAGGTTCGTGGAAGACGACTGGGAATCTCCTACCTTGGGAGCATGGGGACTCGGCTGGGAGGTCTGGCTTGACGGAATGGAAATAACCCAGTTCACCTACTTCCAGCAGGCGGGAGGACTTGACCTTGACGAGATATCCGTTGAGATCACTTACGGACTGGAAAGGATAGCGATGTACATACAGGATAAAGACAGCGTTTTTGACATAGAGTGGAAAGAGGGAATAACCTACGGCGAGATATTCAAGCGTTCGGAGTGGGAGTGGAGCAAGTACAACTTTGAACTTGCAGACACGGATATGCTCTTTCAGGTTTACGAAATGTTTGAAAAGGAATCAAAAAGGATGGTTGAAGAAGGGCTTATATTCCCCGCTTATGACTACCTCCTGAAGTGTTCCCACGTGTTTAACATACTGGACGCAAGAGGAGCTATTTCCGTTCAGGAGAGGGCGAGGTACATAAGGAGGATGAACAACCTTGCAAGGGAAATAGCAAAGCTCTATCTTCAAGTCTTTGAAAATGTTGGAGCAACTTGA
- the rnc gene encoding ribonuclease III, whose amino-acid sequence MKMLEQLEKKLGYTFKDKSLLEKALTHVSYSKKEHYETLEFLGDALVNFFIVDLLVQYSPNKREGFLSPLKAYLISEEFFNLLAQKLELHKFIRIKRGKINETIIGDVFEALWAAVYIDSGRDANFTRELFYKLFKEDILSAIKEGRVKKDYKTILQEITQKRWKERPEYRLISVEGPHHKKKFIVEAKIKEYRTLGEGKSKKEAEQRAAEELIKLLEESE is encoded by the coding sequence TTGAAAATGTTGGAGCAACTTGAAAAAAAACTCGGCTACACCTTTAAGGATAAATCTCTACTCGAAAAAGCCTTAACCCACGTATCTTACTCAAAAAAAGAACACTACGAAACTCTTGAGTTCCTCGGCGATGCCCTCGTGAATTTTTTTATAGTTGACCTTCTGGTTCAGTATTCCCCCAACAAAAGGGAAGGCTTTTTATCTCCCTTGAAAGCTTACCTCATAAGTGAAGAGTTTTTTAATTTACTCGCTCAAAAACTGGAACTTCATAAATTCATAAGAATAAAGAGAGGAAAGATAAACGAAACAATTATAGGAGACGTATTTGAAGCTCTTTGGGCAGCGGTTTACATAGATTCGGGAAGGGACGCAAACTTCACACGGGAACTTTTTTACAAACTTTTTAAAGAAGATATACTGAGTGCTATAAAAGAGGGAAGAGTAAAAAAAGATTACAAAACGATACTTCAGGAGATCACTCAAAAACGATGGAAGGAAAGACCGGAATACAGACTCATAAGTGTTGAAGGTCCTCACCATAAAAAGAAGTTCATAGTGGAAGCAAAAATAAAAGAGTACCGAACACTCGGCGAAGGAAAGAGCAAAAAGGAAGCTGAACAAAGGGCAGCCGAGGAATTAATTAAATTACTGGAGGAATCAGAATGA
- the hemH gene encoding ferrochelatase, whose protein sequence is MRMKKGVILINLGGPDSLEAVEPFLYNLFSDPDIFSLPFQKVLAKIIAKLRAKKTRHYYELMGGKSPQYEQTLEQAKALQERLGEDYKVVVGMRYWKPYIKDALSELLKEGINEVILLPLYPQYSKTTTGSAFNEFERSKKALKADHIKVKKIEHFYDHPLYIKAWAEQIKQSVEKPEEYHFLFSAHSLPKKLIEEGDPYQEQTEKTVKLIMENFPEVEYTLAYQSKVGFGKWLEPSTDEVIRNLIKKEVKKLLVIPISFVSEHSETLYELDKQYRELAQELGYEEFVRVPTLRTNPYFISALEDLVKNEV, encoded by the coding sequence ATCAGAATGAAAAAAGGAGTAATACTTATAAACCTCGGCGGACCTGATTCTCTGGAAGCGGTAGAGCCGTTCCTTTATAACCTTTTCTCAGATCCAGATATTTTCTCCTTACCCTTTCAAAAAGTTCTCGCAAAAATAATCGCAAAGTTAAGGGCTAAAAAAACGAGACATTACTACGAGCTTATGGGAGGAAAGTCTCCCCAATACGAACAAACCCTTGAACAGGCTAAAGCACTTCAGGAAAGACTAGGAGAAGATTACAAGGTAGTTGTGGGAATGAGATACTGGAAACCTTACATAAAAGACGCACTTTCTGAACTCCTGAAGGAAGGAATAAACGAAGTAATACTCCTTCCCCTGTACCCCCAGTACAGCAAAACGACAACTGGTTCCGCTTTTAACGAGTTTGAAAGGAGCAAAAAAGCCCTCAAAGCGGACCACATTAAAGTTAAGAAAATAGAACACTTTTACGACCACCCCCTCTATATAAAGGCGTGGGCCGAGCAGATAAAACAGAGCGTTGAAAAGCCCGAAGAATACCATTTTCTCTTTTCCGCCCACAGCCTTCCCAAGAAATTGATAGAAGAAGGAGACCCTTATCAGGAACAAACCGAAAAAACGGTAAAACTCATTATGGAAAATTTCCCTGAAGTAGAATACACGCTTGCTTACCAGAGTAAAGTGGGTTTCGGAAAGTGGCTCGAACCCTCAACAGACGAAGTAATCAGAAACCTGATTAAGAAAGAAGTTAAAAAGTTATTAGTTATTCCCATATCCTTTGTTTCCGAACACAGCGAAACCCTTTACGAACTCGACAAACAATACAGAGAACTTGCCCAAGAACTGGGATACGAAGAATTCGTAAGAGTCCCTACTCTAAGAACAAACCCCTACTTCATATCTGCACTTGAAGATTTAGTAAAAAATGAAGTATAG
- the pheA gene encoding prephenate dehydratase yields the protein MEELKELRKEIDRIDEEILRLLNERAKLAKRIGEIKSKANLPIHVPEREREIFEKILRLNKEVYGGVFPQEALVHIYREIISACLSLEKKIKVAYLGPKATFTHQAALEFFGFSAHYTPCSTIRDVFVEVETKRADYGVVPVENTIEGVVNYTLDMFLESDVKIAGEIVIPITLHLLSASDSIENVEKVYSHKMALAQCRSWLEKNLPSVQVIEVESTAKACEIALEDERAGAVASEVAAYTYHLNILARNIQDSGDNFTRFLVIAKRDLKPTGSDKTSILFGVKDEPGALYKALEVFYKHGINLTKIESRPSKKKAWDYVFFVDLEGHKEEERVEKALKELKEKTQFLKVLGSYPKALLQE from the coding sequence ATGGAAGAGCTAAAGGAACTCAGAAAAGAGATAGACAGGATAGACGAAGAGATACTCAGGCTCTTAAACGAAAGGGCAAAGCTTGCAAAGAGGATAGGGGAAATAAAGTCAAAGGCAAACCTCCCCATACACGTCCCCGAAAGGGAAAGGGAAATTTTTGAAAAAATACTGAGGCTTAACAAAGAAGTTTACGGCGGTGTTTTTCCTCAAGAGGCACTCGTTCACATATACAGGGAGATTATCTCCGCTTGTCTTTCCTTAGAAAAGAAAATAAAAGTAGCCTACCTTGGTCCAAAGGCTACATTTACCCATCAAGCTGCCCTTGAGTTTTTCGGATTTTCTGCTCACTACACACCATGTTCCACCATAAGGGACGTGTTCGTGGAAGTGGAAACGAAAAGGGCGGATTACGGCGTAGTTCCCGTGGAAAACACGATAGAGGGAGTAGTTAATTACACCCTTGACATGTTCCTGGAAAGTGACGTAAAGATTGCGGGAGAGATAGTGATACCCATAACGCTACACTTGCTCTCGGCTTCGGATAGTATAGAAAACGTTGAAAAGGTTTATTCCCATAAAATGGCCCTTGCCCAGTGCAGGAGTTGGCTTGAGAAAAATCTTCCGAGTGTACAGGTTATAGAAGTAGAGAGCACCGCAAAAGCTTGTGAAATCGCCCTTGAAGATGAGAGAGCTGGAGCCGTAGCCTCGGAAGTTGCGGCCTACACTTACCACCTCAACATACTCGCAAGAAACATTCAGGATTCGGGAGACAACTTCACGAGGTTCTTAGTTATAGCGAAGAGGGATTTAAAACCCACGGGAAGCGATAAGACGAGCATACTTTTCGGTGTAAAAGACGAGCCCGGAGCTCTCTACAAAGCCTTAGAAGTCTTTTACAAACACGGAATTAACTTAACCAAGATCGAATCAAGACCATCAAAGAAGAAGGCTTGGGATTACGTCTTTTTCGTAGATTTAGAAGGACACAAGGAAGAAGAGAGAGTAGAAAAGGCATTGAAAGAACTCAAAGAAAAAACCCAATTCCTGAAGGTTCTCGGTTCTTACCCCAAGGCCTTGCTTCAGGAGTAA
- the rplT gene encoding 50S ribosomal protein L20, which produces MRVKGPSSRRKKKKILKLAKGYRGQRSRSYRRAKEAVMRALYYQYRDRKLRKREFRRLWIARINAAVRAYGLNYSTFINGLKKAGIELDRKILADMAVRDPQAFEQVVNKVKEALQVQ; this is translated from the coding sequence ATGAGAGTAAAGGGACCTTCTTCCAGAAGGAAAAAGAAGAAAATCCTTAAACTGGCTAAAGGTTACAGAGGTCAGAGGAGCAGATCTTACAGAAGGGCAAAAGAAGCAGTAATGAGAGCCCTGTACTACCAGTACAGGGACAGAAAACTCAGAAAGAGGGAATTCAGGAGACTATGGATCGCGAGGATAAACGCGGCAGTCAGGGCTTACGGTTTGAATTACAGTACTTTCATAAACGGACTTAAAAAGGCCGGAATAGAACTAGACAGGAAGATCCTCGCGGATATGGCGGTAAGAGATCCCCAAGCTTTTGAACAGGTCGTTAACAAAGTTAAGGAAGCCCTGCAAGTTCAGTGA
- the pheS gene encoding phenylalanine--tRNA ligase subunit alpha — protein MEKLDKILEELKLLLSSVSSLKELQEVRSKFLGSKGVIKELLKKIKEVPSEERKEYGKRVNLLKEEAEKLIKEKEEELKERELEEKLKGEWVDLSIPPARTVGSLHPITVTLERIVTIFRGMGFEVEEGPEVEREEYNFDMLNIPKEHPARDMQDTFYVNREGYLLRTHTSPVQIRTMLKKKPPIQIIAPGKVYRRDDDPTHSPMFHQVEGLVVNEYANFRHMKYVIEEFLKKFFETDLPVRFRTSYFPFTEPSAEVDIGCVICHQEGCRVCKHTGWLEVMGCGMVHPKVLENCGIDTDFYQGFAFGMGVERLAMLLFGIDNIKLFYENDLRFIKQFF, from the coding sequence ATGGAAAAGCTCGACAAAATCCTCGAGGAGTTAAAATTACTCCTCTCTTCTGTCTCTTCCCTTAAAGAACTTCAAGAAGTAAGGAGCAAGTTCTTAGGGAGTAAGGGTGTCATAAAGGAGCTTCTCAAGAAAATCAAGGAAGTTCCCTCCGAAGAGAGGAAGGAGTACGGAAAAAGAGTTAACCTACTCAAGGAAGAGGCTGAAAAGCTAATAAAGGAAAAGGAAGAGGAACTCAAGGAAAGGGAACTTGAAGAAAAGCTAAAAGGCGAATGGGTTGACCTGAGCATTCCTCCGGCTAGGACTGTAGGTTCTCTTCACCCCATAACAGTTACGCTCGAGAGGATTGTGACGATATTCAGAGGAATGGGATTTGAGGTTGAGGAAGGTCCCGAGGTAGAGAGGGAAGAGTATAACTTTGATATGCTCAACATTCCCAAGGAACACCCTGCAAGGGACATGCAGGATACTTTTTACGTAAACAGGGAGGGCTACCTTCTGAGGACTCACACCTCTCCCGTCCAGATAAGAACCATGCTCAAGAAAAAGCCTCCCATCCAGATAATAGCCCCCGGGAAGGTTTACAGGAGGGACGACGATCCCACTCACTCTCCTATGTTCCATCAGGTTGAAGGGCTTGTTGTAAACGAGTATGCAAACTTCAGACACATGAAGTACGTAATTGAGGAATTCCTGAAGAAGTTCTTTGAAACTGACCTTCCTGTGAGGTTCAGAACCTCATACTTTCCCTTCACGGAGCCCTCCGCGGAAGTTGACATAGGTTGTGTTATATGTCATCAGGAGGGTTGCAGGGTTTGTAAACATACGGGATGGCTTGAAGTAATGGGTTGCGGAATGGTTCACCCTAAGGTTCTCGAAAACTGCGGTATAGACACGGATTTTTACCAGGGATTTGCCTTCGGAATGGGTGTTGAGAGACTCGCGATGCTCCTCTTTGGCATAGATAACATAAAGCTCTTTTACGAAAACGACCTCAGGTTCATAAAGCAGTTCTTCTGA
- the lepB gene encoding signal peptidase I gives MRKQIVELFLIILAVLFIREYIAQAYTIPSASMEPTLLVGDFILVNKLVYSLSEPMRGDMIVFKYPKNPDIDFIKRIIARGGDTVEFFPYYDEKNNVLIYKVAVNGKLYELTYEGEKNYSYDCYQYREKLYREDGEVIQHSVCFRNTLLKVPGMVYNAISSDLCLKYNEDGFCVKFVVPEGYYFVMGDNRDNSQDSRFWGFVPRENIEGKAFVIYYSGKVPSLTPEEANPLTAVRQIIYALLNPRPSRIGKPLIDK, from the coding sequence ATGAGAAAGCAGATCGTAGAACTATTTTTAATAATCCTCGCTGTTTTATTCATAAGGGAGTACATAGCACAGGCTTACACCATTCCCTCCGCATCTATGGAGCCTACCCTTCTCGTAGGAGATTTCATACTGGTGAACAAACTCGTTTACTCGCTCTCTGAACCCATGCGGGGGGATATGATAGTATTCAAGTATCCAAAGAATCCCGACATAGACTTCATAAAACGCATAATTGCAAGGGGCGGGGATACCGTTGAGTTCTTTCCTTACTACGATGAGAAAAACAACGTCCTTATATACAAGGTTGCGGTAAACGGAAAGCTTTACGAACTCACCTACGAAGGGGAAAAGAACTATTCCTACGACTGCTACCAGTACAGAGAAAAGCTCTACAGGGAAGACGGAGAAGTTATACAGCACAGCGTGTGTTTCAGGAATACACTTTTAAAAGTACCAGGGATGGTCTATAACGCGATAAGTTCTGATCTCTGTCTGAAGTACAACGAAGACGGCTTTTGCGTTAAGTTTGTAGTGCCCGAAGGCTACTACTTCGTAATGGGGGACAACAGGGACAACAGTCAGGACAGCAGGTTCTGGGGTTTTGTGCCGAGGGAAAACATAGAGGGTAAAGCTTTCGTGATTTACTACTCCGGAAAGGTCCCGTCTCTCACTCCCGAAGAGGCTAATCCCCTTACGGCGGTAAGACAGATAATTTACGCTCTGCTGAATCCGAGACCTTCAAGAATAGGTAAGCCTTTGATAGACAAGTGA
- the ispF gene encoding 2-C-methyl-D-erythritol 2,4-cyclodiphosphate synthase, producing MELRIGFGFDSHEFVEGKLLILGGVEIEKDYGLKGHSDGDALLHAITDAILGALGERDIGEIFKDTDPRWKNAPSRIFLEKALEVMSEKGFNISNIDCVIVADRPKIAPHKERIKESLSKLLGIPKERISLKGKRREGFCEGNGLVCMCTVLLVKM from the coding sequence ATGGAACTCCGAATTGGTTTTGGTTTTGACTCTCACGAATTTGTAGAAGGAAAGTTATTAATTCTAGGCGGAGTGGAAATTGAAAAAGATTATGGACTGAAGGGGCACTCGGACGGGGACGCCCTTCTCCACGCTATAACGGACGCCATTCTCGGAGCCCTCGGAGAGAGGGACATAGGTGAGATTTTTAAGGACACGGATCCGAGATGGAAAAACGCACCTTCGCGGATTTTCCTTGAAAAGGCTCTGGAAGTAATGAGTGAAAAAGGATTTAACATATCAAATATCGACTGCGTAATTGTTGCAGACAGACCGAAGATAGCACCTCACAAGGAAAGGATAAAGGAAAGTCTTTCAAAACTCCTCGGCATTCCGAAGGAAAGGATTTCCTTAAAAGGAAAGAGGAGAGAGGGTTTTTGTGAAGGAAACGGACTCGTGTGTATGTGTACGGTGTTGCTCGTTAAAATGTAA
- a CDS encoding NAD+ synthase yields the protein MLNLTLAQLNFTVGDVEGNKEKILKVIDEYSEKSHIIAFPELSLSGYPPEDLLLQPHFLKECEKAFDQIIHHTRNYDVIVAVGLPYYEFDLYNALAVIHRGEVLGIYKKHFLPNYSVFDEYRYFRKGEEPLMIEVNGHKVSFSICEDIWYPDGVERQTALSGAELIVNVNASPYHVNKYSFKESFLKSRAEDNLCFVAYVNLVGGQDELVFDGRSIVISPFGKLVARAKAFEEDILTVTLDLGEAKRKRLLDLRWREGSYGREKVNVKRSVSLPDKEFFRGRIEENPKEEEEIYAALKLSLRDYVRKNGFEKVVLGLSGGIDSSFVACLAVDALGRENVKGVYMPSQFSSKESYEDAKALAQNLGIEFHVIPIKEIYRAYFNEFEKEICEITFDVADENIQARIRANILFYFSNKFRYLVLSTSNKSETAVGYTTIYGDMAGGFAPIKDVYKTWVYKLARYRNSISPDIPERVFKKPPSAELRPNQTDQDVLPPYEILDQILMLYIEENLSPEEIIRKGLPRDAVYKTINMIRKNEYKRKQAPIGPKITSRAFGKDWRMPVTNKFFK from the coding sequence ATGCTCAACCTCACGCTCGCCCAGCTCAACTTTACCGTAGGAGACGTAGAAGGGAATAAAGAGAAGATTTTAAAGGTTATAGACGAGTACTCGGAAAAGAGTCACATAATAGCCTTTCCCGAACTTTCCCTGAGCGGTTATCCCCCCGAAGACCTCCTTTTACAACCCCATTTCTTGAAAGAGTGTGAAAAAGCGTTTGATCAAATAATTCACCACACGAGGAATTACGACGTTATCGTCGCTGTTGGACTGCCATACTACGAGTTTGACCTTTACAACGCCCTGGCGGTAATACACAGAGGAGAAGTTCTGGGGATTTATAAAAAACACTTTTTGCCCAATTACAGCGTTTTTGACGAGTACAGGTACTTCAGGAAAGGAGAAGAACCATTAATGATAGAGGTAAACGGGCATAAAGTCTCCTTTTCCATATGCGAGGACATATGGTATCCCGACGGAGTTGAAAGGCAAACCGCACTCTCGGGAGCGGAACTCATTGTAAACGTAAACGCCTCACCTTACCACGTAAACAAGTACTCCTTTAAAGAGAGCTTTTTAAAGTCAAGGGCTGAGGATAACCTCTGTTTTGTTGCTTACGTGAACCTCGTGGGCGGGCAGGACGAACTCGTTTTCGACGGAAGGAGTATCGTAATTTCTCCCTTCGGTAAACTCGTAGCGAGGGCAAAGGCTTTCGAAGAAGACATACTCACCGTTACCTTGGACCTCGGCGAAGCAAAGAGAAAGAGACTTCTCGATCTGAGGTGGAGGGAAGGGAGTTACGGAAGGGAAAAAGTGAACGTGAAAAGGAGTGTTTCTCTTCCCGATAAAGAGTTTTTTAGAGGAAGGATTGAGGAAAACCCAAAGGAAGAGGAGGAGATTTACGCCGCTCTAAAGCTCAGTCTGAGGGACTACGTTAGGAAAAACGGATTTGAGAAGGTTGTCCTTGGGCTTTCGGGTGGGATAGACAGCTCTTTTGTTGCCTGCCTTGCGGTAGATGCCCTCGGAAGGGAAAACGTGAAAGGTGTGTATATGCCCTCTCAGTTTTCCTCAAAGGAGAGTTACGAGGACGCTAAAGCCCTAGCCCAGAACCTCGGTATAGAGTTTCACGTCATACCGATAAAAGAAATTTACAGGGCTTACTTTAACGAGTTTGAGAAAGAAATATGTGAAATTACCTTTGACGTTGCCGACGAAAACATACAGGCACGCATAAGGGCAAACATCCTCTTTTACTTTTCAAATAAGTTCCGTTATCTCGTTCTTTCCACTTCAAACAAGAGTGAAACGGCAGTGGGCTACACAACCATATACGGGGACATGGCGGGAGGTTTTGCCCCGATAAAAGACGTTTACAAAACGTGGGTTTACAAACTCGCAAGGTACAGAAACTCCATAAGCCCCGATATTCCCGAAAGAGTGTTTAAAAAACCGCCTTCGGCGGAGCTCAGACCAAATCAGACAGATCAGGACGTACTCCCGCCTTACGAGATACTGGATCAAATACTCATGCTTTACATAGAGGAGAACTTGAGCCCTGAAGAGATAATCAGGAAAGGACTTCCGAGGGATGCGGTGTACAAGACCATAAACATGATAAGGAAAAACGAGTACAAGAGAAAGCAGGCACCCATCGGACCAAAGATCACGAGCAGGGCTTTCGGAAAGGACTGGAGGATGCCCGTAACGAACAAGTTCTTTAAATGA
- a CDS encoding nickel-dependent hydrogenase large subunit, with translation MKRVVVDPVTRIEGHLRIEAEVKDGKITKAYSSGTMVRGIEIILKGRDPREAWAFAQRICGVCTTVHAIASVRAVEDALSINVPVNASLLRKLIIGTIFVHDHVVHFYHLHLLDWVNPVQALKADPYETSRLAQSLSNYEKSTPGYFREVQKKIKQQVERGQLGIFNKGYWNHPEYKLPPELNLMLIAHYLDALDWQTRIVQVHTIIGGKNPHPNFAVGGMAAPINPESDTAINMEKLGRIKTLIDEMYDFTVKVYLPDIKVLGKYYKDWFFKGEGLGNFLVLGEPEKDSWREGKWFIPPTFIKGRNLKDFEEVNINEVKEYVTHSWYKYSVGDDKPLHPWEGETNLNYTGPKPPYEYLNVEGKYSWLKAPRYKDYSVEVGPLSRILALYARDMYGIREEVEKHLKEMDVPFEGMFSTMGRTFARALETKLYSFSMKNWFSELMENVKKGNYDVFNPEKWEPSTWPKETKGVGFMEAPRGSLSHWVHIKDGKLENYQAVVPTTWNASPRDAKGNPSAYEASLVGHSLHNPKEPVEILRTIHSFDPCLACAVHLYGDEEMEIRVV, from the coding sequence ATGAAAAGGGTTGTAGTTGATCCCGTCACAAGGATAGAGGGACATTTGAGGATAGAAGCGGAAGTAAAAGACGGAAAGATAACGAAGGCTTACAGCTCCGGTACGATGGTAAGGGGGATTGAGATAATCCTTAAGGGAAGGGATCCACGGGAAGCGTGGGCTTTTGCCCAGAGAATATGCGGTGTTTGTACAACGGTCCACGCAATAGCCTCAGTCAGGGCAGTGGAAGACGCACTTTCCATAAACGTCCCCGTAAACGCTTCCCTCCTTAGGAAGTTAATAATAGGTACTATATTCGTTCACGATCACGTAGTTCACTTTTACCACCTTCACCTCCTCGACTGGGTAAATCCCGTACAAGCTCTAAAAGCAGATCCTTATGAGACTTCAAGGCTTGCCCAATCCTTGTCTAATTACGAAAAATCCACACCTGGATATTTCAGGGAAGTTCAGAAAAAGATAAAACAGCAGGTAGAGAGGGGACAGCTGGGGATATTTAACAAAGGATACTGGAATCATCCCGAGTACAAACTTCCGCCTGAACTTAACCTCATGCTCATAGCCCATTACCTTGACGCACTTGACTGGCAAACTAGGATAGTTCAAGTTCACACGATAATAGGAGGAAAGAATCCACACCCGAACTTTGCCGTAGGAGGTATGGCAGCTCCAATAAATCCGGAAAGTGATACGGCCATAAACATGGAAAAACTCGGAAGAATAAAAACCCTTATAGACGAGATGTACGACTTTACCGTGAAGGTTTACCTGCCTGACATTAAAGTTCTAGGGAAATACTACAAGGACTGGTTCTTTAAAGGGGAAGGGCTCGGAAACTTCTTAGTGCTCGGAGAACCGGAAAAGGACTCCTGGAGAGAAGGAAAGTGGTTCATACCACCTACTTTCATAAAAGGCAGAAACCTAAAGGATTTTGAAGAAGTGAACATAAATGAGGTAAAAGAGTACGTCACTCACAGCTGGTACAAATACTCCGTGGGTGACGACAAACCCTTACACCCTTGGGAAGGTGAGACTAATTTGAACTACACGGGTCCCAAACCCCCTTATGAATACCTCAACGTCGAAGGAAAGTACTCTTGGTTAAAAGCTCCCCGTTACAAGGACTACTCGGTTGAAGTAGGACCTCTTTCCAGAATTCTCGCTCTGTATGCAAGGGATATGTACGGTATAAGGGAGGAAGTTGAAAAACACTTAAAGGAAATGGACGTACCCTTCGAAGGAATGTTTTCAACTATGGGAAGAACTTTCGCGAGAGCGCTCGAGACAAAACTTTACTCCTTTAGCATGAAGAACTGGTTTTCGGAACTCATGGAAAACGTCAAAAAGGGAAATTACGACGTCTTTAATCCTGAGAAGTGGGAACCCTCAACGTGGCCAAAGGAAACAAAAGGAGTAGGCTTTATGGAAGCTCCTAGAGGTTCTCTATCCCACTGGGTACACATAAAAGACGGAAAACTCGAAAATTACCAGGCCGTAGTCCCCACGACTTGGAACGCCTCTCCGAGAGACGCAAAGGGAAATCCATCGGCTTACGAGGCTTCCTTAGTAGGGCACAGTCTGCACAATCCCAAGGAACCTGTTGAGATTCTCAGAACAATCCACAGTTTTGATCCATGTCTTGCCTGTGCAGTACACCTGTACGGAGACGAGGAGATGGAGATAAGGGTAGTTTAA